GACGGGCAGACGCTCGGACACAGGCCGCATGCGACGCAGCGCGCCTTGCCATCCTCCTTGGTGAGCATTCTGTGCGTCCCCCGCCAGCGGGGCGACAACTCCCACCTTTGCTCGGGATACTGAATGGTCACCTTCGGCTCGAACATCTGCTTCAGCGTCAACGCCATGCCCTGAAGCGTTGCCTTGACGTAGCTCGTCTGTTCGACGTGCCGGCTGACCCGCTTGACGGTTATCGCCATTATTTCCCTGCTCCTTCGGTAACTGCCCGGCGTGCGCTGCGTGCACGTAGCCGGACTATGCGGGCCTGCTGCGCGCGCCCATATGCAGGACTCACGATACGGCCTTCGTCCACCATGACGAAGAGCACCAGCAGGATGCAGATGTTCTCCATCAATAGAATGAAGCTGTGCACGGGTCCGGGATTGATGCCGATTGCCTGCAGAACGAGCAGTGTCGTCGCGAGCAGCGCGATGTATCCCAGCGCCACCGGCAGCATCACGCGCCACCCAAGTGACATGAGCTGGTCGTAACGGAACCGGGGCAGAGTCCAGCGGATCCAGATGAAGACGAATACGAAGAAGCCCGTCTTGGTGAGGAAGCAGCCGAGCGTGAGAATCGTCTTGAGAACTGTAAACGGCGCAGCGTTGTCCCAGCCGGTGAACGGTATATCCCAGCCGCCGAGGAACAGCGTCGCCATCAGAGCGCCCGCGGTCACCATGTTCGCGTACTCTGCGATGAAGAACAACGAGAACTTCATCGCGCTGTACTCGGTGTGGTAACCGGCGATCAACTCCGATTCAGCTTCGGGCAGGTCGAACGGCACGCGATTGTTCTCGGCAAGCGCAGCGACGAAGAATACGACGAACGCGGTCGTGAGATTCAGCACGTTCCACATGCTGTGCGCCTGCTGTCGGATGATCTCACTCATCGTGACGTTGCCGGCGAGCAGAATGATCGGAATCGTGGACATTCCGAGCGCGACTTCGTACGAGACCATCTGCGCGCTCGATCGGAGCCCGCCGAGGAAAGAATACTTGTTATTCGAAGCCCAGCCGGCGAGCACGATGCCGTACACACCAAGCGACGCGATTGCGAGAATGAACAGGAAACCGACGGGGAGATCCGCAACTACCAGATCGACCCGTCCCCACGGCGTCGGGAGCGGCGATCCAAACGGGATGACGCACCAGACCAGCATTGCGGGGACAAACGAAAGGGCCGGCGCAATGCTGAACAGGGGATGCGACGCATTCCCCGGCTCAGTCTCCTCCTTCATGAAATTCTTTACGCCGTCCGCAGCGGGCTGGAGCCAGCCGCCCCGTCCGCCGACGCGATTCGGGCCATGGCGGCCCTGAATCCAGGCGGAGATCTTTCGTTCCGCGAGCGTGAGCAGTGCCGCCGACAGCATGTAGATCGTGAAGACGATGATCAGCTTGATGATCGAGAACACGATGTACGTGGTGTAGCCCGTGATCGGCGCCTGCCGATCTACCACCTGGAGCAGCGCGTGCACTGGAATCACTTTGCGCCTCCGGAAACAACCAGACCGCGCATGCCAAGTGCGTCGTACGTCATGCCGGCGAACGCCGATACGTCGGACGCCATCGCCGCGAACACTTCGCTGGCGAGATAGTAGGCGTTGCCCTTGCCCAAGGCGGCGAGCACGTCGCCGACGACCCACCAGCTGGGGCGCGCCATTCCGGGCGCTGCCTTGGCCTGGAAGAACCGCTGTACACGTCCGCGCAGGTTGGTGAAGGTGCCGTCCTCTTCCGCATGATTCGCAATGGGAAGAACGATGGCTGCGGTGCGCAGATTTTCGGGAAGCGTCGTGCCGATGACGATCACCGCAGCCGCAAGCGCGAGCTGCGCCGGAGTGATATTCGCAGCATCAGCGTCGGCAACGATCAGCACGTCACCAGCGGCGAGACCGTCGAGCAACGAAGCGGTGCGTTTGAAGCCGAGCAGCGTGGCGCCATCACCGTTTGCCGCGCGATCCGCACGGAGCGAGAGATCGGGAACTCCCGGAAGCGGTGCTTCGGGTCCCGTTGGAACCGTGAACGCACCCGTGCCGCCATTGGCGCGAATGAGCTGCGACAGCAGATACAGCGTTTCGTTGGAGAGATTGGGCGATGCGGCGACGAAGACGCGATGTCCATCCAGCAAAGCCGCTGTTGCAGGAATGGCGACGTCCCAGTCAGCTGCAGCGAGCGACTCGCCACGCCGCACGAGCGGAACCTCGACGCGATCCTGCCGGTTGATCCAGCGATAGTCGAGCCGTCCGGTGTCGCACATGAAGTACTTGTTGACGTGCTCGTTGGGGCGCGGACGGAACCGAATTACCATGTTGTCGCGCGTGTCGATCGAGATGTTGCAACCCTGGCTGCAACCGGTGCAGATGGACGGTGCGTGATCGAGCTCCCACGAGCGCGCCTTGTTGAGCGAATCCTTGGAGAGGAGCGCGCCGACCGGGCACAGGTCGATGACATTTCCGGCCCATTCATGCGTCAGGTCCTTGCCCTCGAACTTTCCGATCAGCGCGCGATCGCCGCGCTCGGTGACATTGAGCACAGTGTCCTGTGCCATCTCGTCCATGAAGCGGACGCAGCGCGTGCAGAGGATGCAACGACTGGTGGTGTAGAGAACGTCACCGCCGAAATCCTCGACAGGATTGAACCGCTTGGGGTCGCGCAGGCGCGACTCCGCGGGTCCTTCCTGGTACGTGAAGTCCTGCAGCTCGCACTCGCCGGACTTGTCACAGATCGGGCAGTCGAGCGGATGATTTATGAGCAGCATCTCGAGCACGCCCTTGCGCGCTTCGAGCGCCTTCTCCGTATAGATGTGCACCACCTGACCTTCGGCTGCAGCGGTCGCACAGGCAGGCGCTAGCTTGGGTGCCTTCTCGACGTCCACCAGGCACATGCGGCAGTTGCCGGCGATCGAAAGAGCCGGGTGATAGCAATAGTGCGGGATGAGAACACCCGCGCGCTTGCCAGCCTCGAGAATCGATGTCCCTTCGGGAACCGAAACCGGACGCCCCTCGATGGTGAGATTCACCATCTTCGGCTGCGTTACCGCCGTGGTCGGCTCCGCGGTTGTAGCCATCTACGCCACCGCCGCGGTAACGGGGTGGAACTTCGGCTTCTTGATCAAGGCTTCGAACTCCGAACGGAACTTGTTGATGCCGGATACAACTGGAACAGCACAGGAATCGCTGAGCACGCAGATCGTCTTGCCAGTCATGTTGTCGGCGATGCTGAATAGCGTATCGAGATCTTCGTGGGTGCCCTCGCCATCCCGAATCCGCTCCATGATCTTCGTGGTCCACGCGGTGCCTTCACGACACTGCGTGCACTGGGCGCAGCTCTCGTGCGCGAAGAATCTTGCTGCGCGCGCGATCTGCTTCACCATGTTCTGCTGATCGTCGAAGACGATTACACCGCCGGAGCCCAGCATCGAGCCCTGCTCGATGAAGCCCTCGTAATCCATTTTGGTGGCTTCGGCTTCTTCCATCGTCTGGATCGGAACCGAGATTCCGCCCGGAACGACAGCCTTGAACGTGCGACCCGGAAGCGGACCGCCGCACAGGTCGTAGAGGAAATCCTTGAACGGGAAGCCAAGCGTCACTTCGTAGTTGCCGGGCTTCGCGATGTTGCCGCATACGGAGAAGAGCTTGGATCCGGTACTCTTGGGACTGGAGAGCGACAGGCCCTTGTACCATTCGGCGCCGCGTACGATGATGTGCGGAACGGCTGCGAGCGTCTCGACGTTGTTGATCGTCGTCGGCTGCCCAAAGACGCCGGACACCGCTGGGAACGGAGGCTTGATGCGCGGATTGCCGCGCCTGCCTTCGATGGAGTTCATCATCGCGGTCTCTTCACCGCAGATGTACGCGCCAGCACCCTTGTGAATCACGATGTCGATGCGCTTTCCGCTTCCCATCGCGTTCTTGCCGATGATGCCCGCGTCGTACGCCTCGCGAACTGCCTGGCGCATGCGAATCAGCGGCTCCGTGAACTCACCGCGAATGTAGATGTACGCAGTCTCGGCGCCGATCGCGTAGGCACCGATCGCGCAACCTTCGACGAGCGCGTGCGGAGTCCAGCGCATGATCTCGCGATCCTTGAACGTGCCGGGCTCCGACTCGTCGGCGTTGCAGCACAGATAGTGCGGCTTGCCGTCGCCGGGCTTCATGAAGGACCACTTGATTCCCGTCGGGAAGCCCGCGCCGCCACGTCCGCGCAGCCCCGATGCCTTGACCACGTCGACGATTTCCGCCGGCGACATCGAAAGCGCCTTCTGAAGTCCGTTGTAACCACCGCGCTTGCGCCAGCCGTCGAGCCCGATCCCGTCCTGATCGCCGAAGTACTGCGACAGCACGGGAGTCTCGCCAGCGTGGGACGGATGCGGATATCCCATTACTCGAGCCCTGCCAGAATCTCGGGAACGCGAGCGGCCGTAACCGATTCGACGAATCCCTCGTTGATCATCACCGGCGTCGCAAAGCCGCACGCACCGAGGCATTCGACCTCGATCACCGTGAATTTCCCATCCGCTGACGTGATTCCGAGCTCGCCACAACCGGTGTGCTCGAGGAATGCGCCGACCACGTCCTCTGCGCCGCAGATGTTGCATGGCGTCGTGGTGCAGACCTGAATCAGGTATTTGCCGACCGGATGCGTGTTGTACATCGTGTAGAACGTCACCACACCCTTCACGTATGCGGGGGTGAGTTCCAGCACTTCGGCGACCTCGGCCATTCCCTCGTCGCTTATCCAGCCGCGATCTTCCTGCACCATCCACAACGCCGGAAGTATGCAGGCCATCTTGGTTGGATAGAGCGGGAACAGCGCGTCCAGCTCCTTGCGTCGCTCGCCGACGAACACCGGCTGATATGGAGCGTCGTGGTCGTGCGTCACGGCCGTCATCGGTCGATCTCTCCCAGCACTACGTCGATGCTTGCGTTGATGGCGATGACATCTGAAAGAAGATGGCCTTCGACCATCTTCGGGATCGCCGAAAGATTGAGGAATGACGGCGGACGAATGCGCCACCGCACCGGTTTGGCAGTGCCGTCGGAAACCATGTAGTAGCCCTTCTCGCCGCGCGGACTTTCCACCGCGACGTAAGCCTCGCCAACCGGCGGCCGCGGGCCTTCCATCACCTGCTTGAAGTGGTGGATCATGGATTCCATTCCACTCGTCGACTTGGTCTTGGACGGGAGAATCACGCGCGGATCGTCGACGTTGATCGGTCCGTCCGGAAGACGGTCGAGCGCCTGGCGCACGATGCGCGCGGACTGGCGCATCTCCTCGACGCGGACGAGATAGCGATCGTACACGTCACCGTTGACACCGACGGGCACTTCGAAATCGTAGGTCTCGTAGTCGAGATACGGAAAGTCCTTGCGCACGTCGTACGAGACGCCGGATGCACGCACCATCGACCCGGACAGTCCCCAGTTGATCGCCTCTTCCGGGCTCATCACACCGAGCCCGACCGTGCGTCCGACCCAGATGCCGTTGTTCGTGAGAAGCTTCTCAACGTCATCCAGCACCTTGTCGAAGCCGGCAAGAAAGCTTCTGGCATTGTCGGTCCAGCCGTCCGGAATGTCCGCCATCAAGCCGCCGACGCGTGTGAGCGACGTCGTGAGACGCGCACCGGTCCACGCTTCGAGCAGCTGATAGATCAGCTCGCGCTGATGGAATGACCAGAGGAACGGTGTGTACGCGCCGATATCGATCGACGTTGTGCCGAGCCACACGAGATGCGACATGATGCGCGACAGCTCGCATGCGATCACGCGAAGCACCTTGCAGCGCTCAGTTATCGTGATGCCGAACAGCCGCTCCGCACCGAGCGCCATTGCAACGTTGTTGCCCGGCGCATTGAGGTAGTCCTCGCGATCGGTCCACGGGATTATCTGATTGTACTGACGATATTCGCCCGTCTTCTCGAAGCCGCAGTGCAGGTAGCCGATGTGTGGAATGCAGCGCACGACAGTCTCGCCGTCCAGCTCGAGCACCAACCGGAGCACACCGTGGGTCGCCGGATGCTGTGGACCCAGGTTGATGAGCATGTGCTCACCGTCGAGAGCCGGCTCGAGCGCGAGAGGCTCGGGGATTCCAATCGATACGCCGCCGTCGTTGGTCACGAGCGGAACGCGCTGTGGCTTACCCGATCGATCGAGGCCGCTGGTCGAGAGTTCTACTTCTATTGTTCTTGTCTTGGTCGCCATGATTCTTACTCTCCCGTCCTTTCACCCGACGCGAGCCGGCGCCGCATGTCGTCCGGGATCTCGCTGAATGCCTCGGCGACAGTCAGCTCTTCCATCGAATAACGTGATTCGGGGTTCGCTGCCAGGGCCTGACGCAGCTGCTCGGACCGGCTGAAGCGACCACGGAGCGGGAAATCCTTGCGCAGCGGATAGCCTTCCTTGTACTGCTCCCACATCAGCAGCCGACGCAGATCCGGGTGCCCGATGAACTTTATGCCGAACATGTCGTAACATTCGCGCTCGAGCCAGTCGGCGCAGCGGTAGATACTCCAGACGCTGTCGACTTCGAGCGGTGCGTCCTTCGGCAGCTCTGTCTTGATGCGGAGAAAGCGGCGATACGGAAGCGAGCGGAGATGCCAGACCACTTCCATCGGAACTTCGGTCTCTCTGTATTCGACAGCCGTGACGTCCGCGAGGTAGTCGTACTGCTGTGACGGATCGTCGTGCAACCAGCGAATGATCTCACCGGCCCGGTCATGTGCGACGAAGACTGTCGTCTCGCCCCAGCCGACCGACACGCGCAGGATTGCGTCTCCGAACTGTTGCTTCAACGCCTGGGCTGACGGATTCTCGTCTCCGCCGCGGTGCGGCAAATTCCTTGGCGTTGTTGCCGGCTTGGCATTCGTGAGCGCG
The window above is part of the Gemmatimonadota bacterium genome. Proteins encoded here:
- the nuoH gene encoding NADH-quinone oxidoreductase subunit NuoH, yielding MIPVHALLQVVDRQAPITGYTTYIVFSIIKLIIVFTIYMLSAALLTLAERKISAWIQGRHGPNRVGGRGGWLQPAADGVKNFMKEETEPGNASHPLFSIAPALSFVPAMLVWCVIPFGSPLPTPWGRVDLVVADLPVGFLFILAIASLGVYGIVLAGWASNNKYSFLGGLRSSAQMVSYEVALGMSTIPIILLAGNVTMSEIIRQQAHSMWNVLNLTTAFVVFFVAALAENNRVPFDLPEAESELIAGYHTEYSAMKFSLFFIAEYANMVTAGALMATLFLGGWDIPFTGWDNAAPFTVLKTILTLGCFLTKTGFFVFVFIWIRWTLPRFRYDQLMSLGWRVMLPVALGYIALLATTLLVLQAIGINPGPVHSFILLMENICILLVLFVMVDEGRIVSPAYGRAQQARIVRLRARSARRAVTEGAGK
- a CDS encoding 2Fe-2S iron-sulfur cluster-binding protein, with the translated sequence MATTAEPTTAVTQPKMVNLTIEGRPVSVPEGTSILEAGKRAGVLIPHYCYHPALSIAGNCRMCLVDVEKAPKLAPACATAAAEGQVVHIYTEKALEARKGVLEMLLINHPLDCPICDKSGECELQDFTYQEGPAESRLRDPKRFNPVEDFGGDVLYTTSRCILCTRCVRFMDEMAQDTVLNVTERGDRALIGKFEGKDLTHEWAGNVIDLCPVGALLSKDSLNKARSWELDHAPSICTGCSQGCNISIDTRDNMVIRFRPRPNEHVNKYFMCDTGRLDYRWINRQDRVEVPLVRRGESLAAADWDVAIPATAALLDGHRVFVAASPNLSNETLYLLSQLIRANGGTGAFTVPTGPEAPLPGVPDLSLRADRAANGDGATLLGFKRTASLLDGLAAGDVLIVADADAANITPAQLALAAAVIVIGTTLPENLRTAAIVLPIANHAEEDGTFTNLRGRVQRFFQAKAAPGMARPSWWVVGDVLAALGKGNAYYLASEVFAAMASDVSAFAGMTYDALGMRGLVVSGGAK
- the nuoF gene encoding NADH-quinone oxidoreductase subunit NuoF, which codes for MGYPHPSHAGETPVLSQYFGDQDGIGLDGWRKRGGYNGLQKALSMSPAEIVDVVKASGLRGRGGAGFPTGIKWSFMKPGDGKPHYLCCNADESEPGTFKDREIMRWTPHALVEGCAIGAYAIGAETAYIYIRGEFTEPLIRMRQAVREAYDAGIIGKNAMGSGKRIDIVIHKGAGAYICGEETAMMNSIEGRRGNPRIKPPFPAVSGVFGQPTTINNVETLAAVPHIIVRGAEWYKGLSLSSPKSTGSKLFSVCGNIAKPGNYEVTLGFPFKDFLYDLCGGPLPGRTFKAVVPGGISVPIQTMEEAEATKMDYEGFIEQGSMLGSGGVIVFDDQQNMVKQIARAARFFAHESCAQCTQCREGTAWTTKIMERIRDGEGTHEDLDTLFSIADNMTGKTICVLSDSCAVPVVSGINKFRSEFEALIKKPKFHPVTAAVA
- the nuoE gene encoding NADH-quinone oxidoreductase subunit NuoE codes for the protein MTAVTHDHDAPYQPVFVGERRKELDALFPLYPTKMACILPALWMVQEDRGWISDEGMAEVAEVLELTPAYVKGVVTFYTMYNTHPVGKYLIQVCTTTPCNICGAEDVVGAFLEHTGCGELGITSADGKFTVIEVECLGACGFATPVMINEGFVESVTAARVPEILAGLE
- the nuoD gene encoding NADH dehydrogenase (quinone) subunit D; the protein is MLINLGPQHPATHGVLRLVLELDGETVVRCIPHIGYLHCGFEKTGEYRQYNQIIPWTDREDYLNAPGNNVAMALGAERLFGITITERCKVLRVIACELSRIMSHLVWLGTTSIDIGAYTPFLWSFHQRELIYQLLEAWTGARLTTSLTRVGGLMADIPDGWTDNARSFLAGFDKVLDDVEKLLTNNGIWVGRTVGLGVMSPEEAINWGLSGSMVRASGVSYDVRKDFPYLDYETYDFEVPVGVNGDVYDRYLVRVEEMRQSARIVRQALDRLPDGPINVDDPRVILPSKTKSTSGMESMIHHFKQVMEGPRPPVGEAYVAVESPRGEKGYYMVSDGTAKPVRWRIRPPSFLNLSAIPKMVEGHLLSDVIAINASIDVVLGEIDR
- a CDS encoding NADH-quinone oxidoreductase subunit C, producing the protein MTGLTEPTESFDVVSVGSALTNAKPATTPRNLPHRGGDENPSAQALKQQFGDAILRVSVGWGETTVFVAHDRAGEIIRWLHDDPSQQYDYLADVTAVEYRETEVPMEVVWHLRSLPYRRFLRIKTELPKDAPLEVDSVWSIYRCADWLERECYDMFGIKFIGHPDLRRLLMWEQYKEGYPLRKDFPLRGRFSRSEQLRQALAANPESRYSMEELTVAEAFSEIPDDMRRRLASGERTGE